The genomic window GAGACAAAACCCCCAGTCCACCGGAACAAACCAGTGGTCAACTGATTTATAGTCGGGTGGCGGGAGTTCAGGAAGGGTCGAAATGGCAGGCAAATTTAGTGGATGAAGGGAGTGAGTATTTAGCGCTTCCTCAACCGGAAAAAGCCGTTTCTTATGTGATTAGTACCTTACGCGCCGGGACATTAGGAACAGGTCAAAGTCAAGCGGCCAAACTGTTAGTTCGCTATCCGGATACTGCCTATGAATCCCATGCGAATTATGGGGTGCATTATGATTTAACTTTACCCCTGCGAAACGAGAGCGATCGCGCGCAACAGGTAGCCGTTACCCTGGAAACTCCCATGAAAGAGGAACGCTTATCCAAAGGCGGATTAATCTTTCGTCAACCCCCTTGGGATTATCCCTTTTTCCGCTCAACGGTCCGCTTACAATACACCGACGATAACGGAGAATCCATCACCCGTTACCTGCATTTATGGCATCGCCGGGGACAGCTTCTCGATCCCTTGGTGACCTTAAATTTAGCCCCGAATGAGGTGCGCCAAGTCCAGGTTGATTTTCTCTATCCTCCGGATTCCGTCCCGCCTCAAGTCTTGACAATCCGGACACAGGCTATAAACCCCGACCCAGACTGAAGCATAAAGTAAGTCTTTCACAACCGGATTCGGGATGAGAATGAAACAGCCCTACCCCGGCGTCGTGATTCCTAATCCAATTCCATCTCCCCCACTTCCCCACCCATTTCCCGTTCCCGGGTTAAGCAGATTTGGACCGTTGCCTCTGCTTCTAGGGGTGGTTTTTCAGCCTCAATTGTCCGCATTTTCGGCAACTTTATCGGGTTCGGAATTGCCGCCAGGGTGAGAGCGCGAGTCGTCTTACAGAGGGCATGGTTTGGTTCAAGTTCCAAGACGCGATTGAAACAAGCCAGCCCCTCTTCATACCGATAGGAATGACAGAAACAAGCCCCTTTATTATACCATAAATCTGCCACATCCGGATTAATTTTTATCGCTTCTTCATAACAACGGATTGCCGCTTCATAGTCTTCTAATTGCTCCAAAATAATGCCTTTGTACACCCAAGCGGGAATAAAATTAGGGTTACAGCCAATCGCTTTTTGAAAACAATCCAAAGCCTGAGCATAGTTCTCCTGCTCTTGGCATACCATCCCTTGCTCAAACCAGATTTCGCAGTCGGGGGCTTTTGTCATAATTCTTTAACTCCTGCCAAGTCTTTTGTCTGCGGTTCTACCAACACATCCCCAGGGGGAAGTCCTGCCTAAAGTCGTTGTCCAGGGTATAATCAGCATACCGCAAGTTAACAGAGATATTGCCCGAGGAGTCCCCTAACCCGACTGCTGACAGCTTTTTGATGTTTTCCCGTATCTTAGTGTCTACCTTCAACTTGTTTGAATCCAGATGAAAAATAAGAGCATTGATGAGTTAATTGATATTCTGGAAACCTTTAGTGATGAGTTTATCCGCAGACTAGCGGCAGAAAGATTAGGTCAAATCGGCAAAGGTAACGAAACGGCAATTTCAGCGTTAGTCCATCTTCTAAAAACTACTAATGATGAGCTCACACGCATACAAGCGGCATACAGCTTAGGTCAAATCGATCCGGGTAACAAAACGGCAATTTCGGCCTTAGTCAATCTTCTGGAAACTACTAACTATGAGTTTCCCCGCAGACAAGCGGCAGAAAGTTTGGTTCAAATTGGCAAAGGTAACGAAACGGCAATTTCAGCGTTAGTCAATCTTCTGAAAACTACTAACTATGAGTCTACCCGCATCCAAGCGACATACAGCTTAGTTCAAATCGGTAAAGGTAACGAAACGGCAATTTCGGCGTTAGTCAATCTTCTAGAAACTACTATCCATGAGAATACCCGTAGACACGCGGCAGAAAGCTTAGTTCAAATCGGCCAAGGTAACAAAACGGCAATTTCGGCGTTAGTCAATCTTCTAGAAACTACTATCCCTGAGAATACCCGCAGATACGCAGCATATAGCTTAGGTAAAATCGGCCAAGGTAACGAAACCGCAATTTCGGCGTTAGCCAATCTTCTGGAAACTACTATCTATGACTTTACCCGCATACAAGCGGCAGAAAGCTTAGCTCAAATAGACCCAGGTAACAAAAGGGTAATTTCGGTGTTAGTCAATCTTCTGGAAACTACTAAATATGAGTTTCCTCGCAGACAAGCGGCAGAAAGCTTAGTTCAAATTGGCAAAGGTAACGAAACGGCAATTTCGGCGTTAGTCAATCTTCTGGAAACTACTCACAATGAGGATATCCGCAGACAAGCGGCAGAAAGCTTAGTTCAAATTGGCAAAGGTAACGAAACGGCAATTTCTACGTTCGTCAAAGATAAAGAAACGGTAATTTCGGCGTTAGTCAATCTTCTGGAAACCTCTACTGATGAGACTACCCGCAGACAAGCGGTAGAAAGCTTAGTTCAAATTGGCAAAGGTAACGAAACGGCAATTTCGGCGTTCGTCAATCTTCTGGAAACTACTACCGAGGAGAATACCCGTAGACAAGCGGCAGAAAGCTTAGTTCAAATTGGCAAAGGTAACGAAACGGCAATTTCGGCTTTAGTCAAGCTTCTGGAAACTACTACTGATGAGGATACCCACAGACGAGCAGCAGAAAGCTTAGGTCAAATTGGCAAAGGTAACGAAACGGCAATTTCGGCATTAGTCAATCTTCTAGAAACTACTACCGAGGAGAATACCCGTAGACACGCGGCAGAAAGCTTAGTTCAAATTGGCAAAGGTAACGAAACGGCAATTTCGGCATTAGTCAATCTTCTAGAAGCTACTATCCATGAGAATACCCGTAGACACGCGGCAGAAAGCTTAGTTCAAATTGGCAAAGGTAACGAAACGGCAATTTCGGCATTAGTCAATCTTCTAGAAACCTCTACTGATGAGAATACCCGTAGACACGCGGCAGAAAGCTTAGGTCAAATCGATCCGGGTAACAAAACGGCAATTTCGGCGTTAGTCAATCTTCTAGAAACTACTACCGATGAGCGGACCAGCATACTAGCGGCACACAGCTTAGGTCAAATCGACCCATGTAACGAAACGGTAATTTCGGCGTTAGCCAATCTTCTGAAAACTACTAATGATGAGTTCACACGCATACAAGCGGCATACAGCTTAGGTCAAATCGATCCGGGTAACAAAACGGCAATTTCGGCGTTAGTCAATCTTCTGGAAACTACTAACTATTATGATGATTTTCCCCGCAGACAAGCGGCAGAAAGTTTGGTTCAAATTGGCAAAGGTAACGAAACGGCAATTTCAGCGTTAGTCAATCTTCTAGAAACTACTATCCATGAGAATACCCGTAGACACGCGGCCTACAGCTTAGTTCAAATCGGCAAAGGTAACGAAACCGCTATTTCGGCCTTAGTCAATCTTCTAGTAACAACTACCGATAAGAATATCGGCAGACACGCAACATACAGCTTAGGTGAAATTGTAGGTATCTCGTCTCATCTTTTGTTCAGGCCAGATCAGATTGCATCGTCTGTTATCGATAAAAGACAGTGGCTACACTTTATCTGGCCAATATGCGCCATAATCTTTGGCTTCCTTGGCTCGCTTATGGGGACATACTATATTTTTCCTATATGGCAAAACTATTTCGTTCTGTTATTAATCAATACAAGTGGGTGGCTTCTTGTTTATATACATTTTTTGTGTCTAGTTTTTTTAATTTCCAAGTCTTGGTCAATAAGAAAAACTTATGTTTATCTAGAAAAGACATTTTTCCCGTGGCTTAATCAACAAAAAATTAAGAGGAAAATTATTATTTATTATACTCAGATACTCACCCATAGCCAAGATGAATTTGTACAATTGCAAGCAATAAAAAATTTGAAATTAGTTGCCAATGGCAGCAAACCTGCAATTGTAGCATTGATTAAGACTTTGAGAGCCAACAAAAATGAATTTATCCAGTGGCAGGCCATCAAAAGTTTAGGAAATATTGGAAACAATAACAGAAAGGCACTCACGGCCATTATCAAATTTATCGAGACTACATCTAATGAATTTATCCGATGGCAGTCTTTAGAAGAGTTGGAGAATTTTAAGGTTCTTTATTTTTCAAACGTCATCCAAATTCGCCAAAAATTAAAAAGTAATAGAGTTCCATCGATTCAATCGGCAATTTTGAATCTTCAAAAGAAACTTGATCCCCTAGAAAGGCTAATTTTAAAACCTTTTAATCAAAGATTAGTCAAAGGATTACGTTCAGAATATTCTGTGAAAACTATATTTGGCGATAGTATTTTCAATTATATTGATAAAATGCAGCAAGGGCAAGACATTAAAAGTCGTCGAATTTTGATAAACTCCTGCTTGGAAATTCATCAAAGTTTAGTAAAATTTGCTTTACAGAACAAAGACTTTAATCGAGCATTTTTCTACACAGAAATCTTCAGAAACCGCTATTTGGTAGAACGCATCGCCCAACAAGATACCCCCTTCCCTGCTACTATCTCCAAGCAACTCGCCCAAAACATCAACATCGCCAAACAAAGAGAACGCCAAACCTTACAAGCCTATACGGACGGCATGAATAAGCATCTCTCAGAATTGGAATTAGCAGCCCTCAGTCTGGTCTGGGAAAATGCTAAAGAAATCTTAGAAAACCTTTACCACCAAGTTGCGGAAATTGAACCGGAATTTATCGCAAAAACCAAAGTTTACCCCATTTCTTTCCAGGAAGTTCAAGATTTCCTGCCCTCAGACACAGCAATTATTGAGTTTTTCTTCACGGAAAACGAACTCATCACTCTGCTGATTCTCCCCGGACACGAATCCCCCTTAATTCCTGAACAACTGCGAGTCAATCTCAAACCCCAGAATCCTTTAGAACGGTTGGCGCGAGCCTGGGAGGAAGATTTAAAGGACAAAAGCAAATCTAAAAACGACGCAATCCAGACGACTCTGGAAGAGTTACCCAGGCGCATTGACCATCTGGGAGAATTGCTCAATTTCAGTGAGTTAGAGAAATACCTCCCGCGCCAGATTCAGCAGTTAATCATCGTTCCCAATAACAGTTTACATCTGTTTCCCATTCACGCGGTCCCCTTGAATCCAACTCAGCGCCTGATTGACCGTTTTTCAGTTCGCTATTTCCCCAACCTGCAAATCTGGAAAATTTGTCAAAACCGCCAAAGGTCTCGCGATTCGTTTCTGGGTATTGAAAACCCCACGCAGGACAAGGATTTAATCTTTGCTAAAGCGGAAATTGCTAGTATTTGCCAGCGTCCCAACTTTAGGGGAAAGTACAAGGTTTTACCCCGCCCCAATGCCCAAGTCAAAAAATCTGAAATTCTGGAGGAGGCAAAAAATTACCATTGTTTCCACTTTTCCGGTCATGCAGAGTACAATTTTAAGAATCCCCTAGACTCCTATCTGATGCTATCGAAAGACCGCAAAGACCACCAGGAGGACCTCACCCTGAGTAACCTGTTTGCCGACTTGCACCTCCCCGACGCTGACTTAGTGACCCTTTCCGCCTGCTGTACCGGGGTGGTGGATGCCTTTCAACCCACGGATGAGTGTTTGGGGATTGCTACCGGGTTCCTCCTGGCGGGTGCGAAAGCGGTTGTCAGCAGTCTGTGGAAAGTCAATTCCATCGCCACTGCCTTTCTCCTGGATGAATTCTACCGTCAGCTAGAACAGACCCCAGATAAAGCCGTGGCGCTGCAAAATGCTCAAAACTGGTTGCGAACTCGCACGGCAGATGAGTTGATACAGCGGTCAAATGAGTGGGATTTGAGTAAACTAGAACGGGAAAACAAACTAGAACGGGAAGACAGAATTGCTTTGGATGCCAGTCTCCGAGAATTACCGGATACTCCGTTTGAGAATCCTTATTTTTGGAGTCCATTTATTCTAACGGGATGTTAAACCATGAATCATGAAAATAATCAGGAAATCAACCTTCGACAATTTTTAAGTTTACGGGCATTTAAAGAACTGCTCAAAAATCCTCCTAACGATTTCTCTAACCGGATTGGAGAGGAAGGTTTTTTGGAGATTGCCAATTTTTTAAGCAATATTCCTCCAGAAGACAAGTTAAATCCGATGGCAATGTTTCAGCATATAAGTTCCTATGTTTATCAAGAAGGTCATGAAGTTTTCAAAGAGTTTTATTTGCAAACTTATAAAACCATAAATTCCGAACATATTCAATATGTAGTCAAAAAAACTGGCGACCCTGACGATGAAGCGGATGGCCCCTCTATCACGAAACAAATGTTAGAGAACGAAGGTAGAGATGCTTGCCAAGACCTGCAAAAGTGGGAAACTGAGATGAAGCAAAAAACAAAGAGAGCAACTGAAGATGACAACAAGCCAGCTTCCTAAAATTACCTGTCCCACCCTCCACTTTTATCATTATGTGCTGCGAAATGGCCTGAATGATTCTGATGAGCAATTAAAAGCTCGTCGTGATTTTTTTACTAAAAATTTGTATGAAATCACCTCTCGTCTAATTAGCAAAAATAAGAAAAATGCGGGGGAGTTCGTCCGCTTAATTCCCCCGGAAGAAGATGGGCACCCGGAGGGAAGTTTGCTGGATTTGACGTTGGAGGAAATTCCCGAGGAATGTAAAAAAGAAAATGATAAGCTATATTTACCAACCGGGAATTATACCAGTCGCCTTGGAGTCTGGCGCTTGAATGATACCTATTTACTGCGCTTTACCAGGTATATTCCATCCGAAAAAGGTCCTCAAGACATAGAAACTTTTGACTATCTCGATCTCCGCGACCATCTTTGTAATATGCCGATTGAACTGGGACAGACGGCAATTCTAGCGGGAATTCTACCACTAAATAAGGATCAAGACAAACTAAGTAGTGACATTGCTGCTCAATGCTTAAGCCAATACTGCGGACAAGACGCAGAAATCATCTCGCCTCATTTAATTAAGAATAATTTTCTGGGGAGTCCTTTCTATCTTTATCCCCTTCCGGTGGCAGCCAAGACCTTGAATGATTTTCCGGTTCAATCCACCCATCTCATGGGAGTGATTCTCTACCCAGATGTTGAAGCCGAAAAAAAAGCGAATAAGTTTTATAATATTCTGCAATATATGCTCCTCAGCTATCATAAAATCAATTTTTTCTACTCCCAAAGTCGTGCTTTGAAACAGCTAATCAGTCATCAATATCAAGACATTGAACAGCTAACTAAAAAATACGCAGAAACCAAATGGGATAAAGAATCTCTCAAACAGCTACCCCACGAGTCCTTAGAATACTATAAAAAACTCTCTTTCCTCTCCGACCAAAAGAAAACTATCCGGGTAAATTTACATAATTATCGAGGATATCTTGAACAAATCGAAAAAGAGACGGGAGAGAAATTATCGGGATTTATGGCTGAGTTTGTCAAGGATGCGGAGCATTATTTAGAGCAGATTCAAACCACTATCGGATTTATGAGTCCGGGTTTGCAATTGTATGATAAACTGATGTTGAGTGTGCAAACTCAAGTGAGTATTGATGATGAAAGAATCCAAAAACAACAGAGTGACCAGCAACAAAAGTTAGGTCAGTTGCTCACCGGGTCTTGTGCAGCGATCGCCGTCGGACAAATCCTGACTCCAGCTATCACCCTCAGCCTTTCCCAGTATATCGACAAAGATCCATCCCAGGACCCCTCCGTGACTAGCTTATGGGTGGGAGCGTTTGTGACAATTTTTTTAAGCATCTCATCCGGTTGGGTGGTGAGTCGATTCGTTTACCGATGGTTTACCCAGCCAAAATCAGATGAAACTACCCAACGGCGATGGAAGAAACGACTGAAGTCGTTACTACGAACAATTATCTTACAGCGGGATGGAAGAAACGACTGAAGTCGTTACTAAGAACAATGAAAAAGCCCCACCGTTTAAGGGGTGGGGCTTTTTTTATGCTAATTGTAAGTTACAAAGAAACGACCACTCCAGGGCTTTCATTCGCCATGCGGTCTACGCTACAAACGGCATAGCTTCCGGGTTGCAATCCGGTGATGGAATTGGTTCCGGAATTCAGCACTTTGACCAGTTGCCATTGATTGCCGTTGCGACGATAAACCGTCCAGTAGCGAACGTCATTATTACCCGAATTCCAGGCGATCGCATTATCACTGGCACGCACACCTGTTGGGACTGCCGGTGGAACTGCATCTAACCAAGGCATCGTCGGAGGCAGTGCTTGGGTTGGATAAACTGCTGCTCTGAAACGCTCGTTAATTCCTAACCAATTTTCCTTAAACACTTTCATGCTAAAGAAAATATTGCCCAAGGACAGTTTATCCACTTCTTGGCGAGAAATTTCTACCTGTCTTTCAAACTCAGAAATCGGCCAACCACTGCCATCGAGTTTGCTCAGATAGTTTCCGGCATAAATATGACGACGCAGGGGATTATTTTCACTCCACCAGTTTAATAACACCGGATAGCTTTGTTGGGGGGGGTCAATCCGCCAATAGAGTTGAGGAGCCAGATAATCGAGCCACCCTTCATCTAGCCATTTTTTAACGTCGGCATAGAGTCCATCAAATTGGTCAAACCCAACAATTCCCTGAACTTTTCCAGGACGATAAATACCAAAGGGGCTAATCCCAAATTTAACGTAGGGTTTTTCGGTTTTAATCCCATTCCAAATCCGTTCGATCGCATCATTGACGTTTTTTCTACGCCAATCGGCTAGAGAAAGCGTTCCGCCACTGCTTTGATAGGCGGCATAAGTGGCGTTATCGGGGAAGCGCACCCCTTCTTGTGGATAGGGGTAGAAATAGTCATCAATATGAATGCCATCGACATCATAGCGACGGACTACATCCATAATCACGTTATAAGCCCGGTCTTGGACTTCTTTAGCCCCGGGGTCCATCCACAGTAAATCCCCATATTGGTAGGCATATTGGGGAAACATGGAAGCCATGTGGTTGGAACTCAGGCCATATTTTTCTCCGGGCATTTTAGCGCGGTAAGGGTTAAACCAGGCATGAAGCTCGATATTGCGCTTGTGACTTTCAGCGATCGCAAACTCCAAGGGGTCATAAAAAGGTTGGGGCGCTTGTCCCTGAGTTCCCGTCAGCCATCCACTCCAAGGTTCAATTTGCGACGCATAAAAGGCGTCTCCATTGGGGCGAATTTGGAGGACCAGAGCATTCAAATTTAAAGATTGCATCTGGTCCAGGATTTGCACCAGTTCCGCTTTTTGTTGGTCTACGGACAGATTACTGGCGGAGGGCCAGTCAATGTTCGCTACCGATGCCACCCAGACCCCTCGAAACTCATGCTGATGGCCGACGCTGACGAGTTTTTGAACGCGATCATCCCCTTGCAGTGGAAATTGCAGTTGGGTCATTTCAGGGGAGTTCCGCTCAACTCCAGGGTTGTTGATGGGTGCAGGGACTGCAGTGGGGGGTGCAACCGCAGGGGGCATCACCGGGCGGGGATACTGTGCGGTCCCCGGTGGAATGTTGAGCAATAACAAGAGTAAACAACCCCAGACTGCAAACTGGATTTTGAGTGGATTTCCCGTGAAAAAAGTCCGCACGATGCGCCGATATAGGGACCACAGGTCTGTTGATAGATTGCCTGTCGCACCGCTTCGGCGCATTGGTTGTCTGGGCTGGAAAATTCGGAATACTAAGCGCATCAATTTCATCTTTATCTATCCCGCTGGATACCCCGCGTTGCATCAACAATCTTAATAACGTTAGCGTAGATTGGGAATTCTATCATCCCGGGATCTACTCTAAATTCTGAGAGATTCGAGACGCTGACCGAACCCACTGGGCAGCAGTTCCAGGTGTTGCTTACCGTTCCCCTGTCGGGATTGCGATCGCCAGAAAAAATCCAGTGATTCTCCCTGGCGATCGCGATTCTCTAGGTTCGGTGGCATTCTCGTCTGGATTAGCAATACGCCAGAACAGTCAGTCTATCCCGATCTTTTCCTAGAATTGACTCCCTTGAGAATTTAAAGCGTTTCCCGCTGTTTGGCCTCTGGGGGATGATAACGGGCTCTCATTCGGGGGCGGCTTCTCGGTTTCCGGTGATGCAGATCACAACCGACATCTGATCCGATCCCCTGTTGCCCTGGGCTTTAAATCACCGCCCACTTTGACGATTATCACGAGCTACCCACCCTTGCGATCGCTGTAAAAGCTTGAGTTTCAGGCGATATTAAAAGGGTAGAGTTCAACCACACCTCGCCATGCAAGTACCTACCCTTTACTCCACCTCCCTGATTGCTGAAGTCTTCGGTCAAGCCTGGAATGCCGGTTCCCTAACGGTCAATCAACGGGAAGGTTTGATGGCTGCCCTTGTAGAACATACCCTCAATTCTGAAGACTATGCGGCGATCGACCGTCTGCAGCACGCCGTGCGCCGGGGATGGATTAAAGTCACCGAGTAATCAACCGAACCCTCAACCTTTGCTCCCCTGATACTTTCTAAAAACAACTCAAAATTTAAACTCTGACCGTCTTATCTCTCGATTCAAACATTAAATTCACTCATCAATTCAACTTTAAATTCCTTCTTAAATTAACAATTTAGTGAGATATTTGGGTTCAAACTACACGATTTTCGTGTAGTTTTTTTTTAGAGTTCAGGGTTCAAGCGACAAAGGACCAATGATCCATGACCCATGACCCTAGCTCAATCGGGCCGTGCATTCCAGGATTAAGCGTTGATTAATCAGGGCAAAAGGCTGAATAGCGAGGGCTTGTTGGAATGCCTGAATTGCTTCTCGGTACTTTCCTAGGGTGGCATAACATAATCCCAGTCCATGTAGCGCTCCAAAATGAACCGGATTGAGTTCGATCGCCACGCGGCAATCCTCTATAGCTTTGTAATAATCGCCCATACTGTAATACAAAACCGCCCGTCGATTCCAAGCTTCGGCAAAATCCGGCTGATCTTCAATCAGTTCCGTTAGCACCCCCTCTGCCTCTTTCAAACTGCCGCGATCGAGCAGCACTTGAGCTCGCTGGAGAAAGTCCAACCCATAGACGCCTTTTTGGTGGAACCAGATTCGCCAAAGCTCTTGAGTGGCGCGCTCGCGGACTCTCTCCGTTGGGTTTTTCAGGTCTTCCAGTAACGGTTCTATTGAGGATCTATCCATAAAAGCTGCGCTCAAAGCACTGAAGGTGGACTAGCAGAGGCTCATTTCTATTATGCCGCCTCGGGTTACCGTCTAGGAGGCCAGAAATCGATGGGGGCGATCGCCAGGATGCTTCCCCTACACTGTCACCTCACGCCAGTTGCCGCGCCAAAACACCGTCGCCAGGATCAGCGCCCGGATCATCCAATCACAGGTAGAACCGATCCACACCCCAACTAATCCCCAATTCAACACAAATGCAAAGAGATAAGTCGCCACCAACCGCACCCCAAGCCAACCGATCGCTGAGACATAAAAAGCGGTTTTCGTATTTCCAGCACCTCGGAGTGCTTGTTCGATCGCCATACTCATCGCCATAAACGGTTGCGCCACTGCCGCTATATATAAACAAGGCACAGCAGCCGCAATAATCTCCCTATCTTTGGAAAAAATTCCCAACAATACCTCGGGAATTCCCAAAAATAACAGGCTACCCAGACTCAAACAGCACACGGCTAATCCGGTGGCAATAATGCTGCTGGTGGTGGCTTGATCCCCTCGATTTGCCCCTAATTGTTGGGCAACGATCGCCGCTGTGGCAATGCCAAATCCTTCGGCAATGTAGTAGCAGATTTCCTCAATTCCCAAGGTAATCTCATAAGCTGCCATTGCCTCGGTTCCCAAGGTGGCGATCGCTGCACTAAACCCCAAATACCCTAAACTCCGAAACAGGCGTTCGTTGAAAGTAGGGACTGAGACGCGGAATAATCGCCGCAAGGCTTTAAGTTCCCCCCCGCGATCGCGTAAGGTTAAGCGCTGAGTTCCCCGATACAAAATTATCCCTAAAATCAGGGTGTTAATTGCCATTGCCGTCACACTGGCGATCGCTGCACCGGCTATTCCCAACTGAGGTGCCCCCCAATTGCCGAAAATCAGGCAGTAGTTGAGGAAAATATTGACCCCATTGGCAACCAGTCCCACAAGAAAGGGAATTTTAGTATTGCCTGATGCTTGCAATGCGGCAGCAGCAACAATGGAGAGCAATTGCAGCGGCATTCCCAGGAAGATAATCTGGAGGTAATCTTGGGCAGATTGTTGCACTTGTGGGGTTCCGAAGGGAAGATGCGCCAGGAGGGGATTTAAACCGAGGGTGCTACCGAGGGCGATCGCCAGTCCGGTCCCTAATGCCAGCAGCAGACTGGCGCGCAGGGTGGCGTTACTGAGGGATTTGTCTTGGGCACCTACGGCGCGTCCGACGAGGGCGATCGTGCCGACGGAAAAGGCGGAAAGGGTGCTATAGAGACACCAATGCAGGGGACCACTAATTCGCATGGAGGCTAAGGCGGTGCTGCTGTAGTGACCCAACATGGCGCGATCGGCGAGGAAAACTAAGGCTTGTAGCAGCAGTTGAGCGATCGCTGGGGTGGCTAATTGGAGAACGGCACGTCCAATGGCGATCGATTCTGTTAGGGTCTGAGCATTGGTTAGACTCGGTTTGAAGAATTTCATGGATGGGATGAGGAGGAACAACAAGTAAAAGATGTTGTTATGAGGTAGGAATGTTGGGGTGGGGGATAACAACAGCAAGTCGTTACTACGAACTTAAGAGAACGACTGAAGTCGTTACTACGAACA from Laspinema palackyanum D2c includes these protein-coding regions:
- a CDS encoding glycoside hydrolase family 10 protein, which gives rise to MKLMRLVFRIFQPRQPMRRSGATGNLSTDLWSLYRRIVRTFFTGNPLKIQFAVWGCLLLLLLNIPPGTAQYPRPVMPPAVAPPTAVPAPINNPGVERNSPEMTQLQFPLQGDDRVQKLVSVGHQHEFRGVWVASVANIDWPSASNLSVDQQKAELVQILDQMQSLNLNALVLQIRPNGDAFYASQIEPWSGWLTGTQGQAPQPFYDPLEFAIAESHKRNIELHAWFNPYRAKMPGEKYGLSSNHMASMFPQYAYQYGDLLWMDPGAKEVQDRAYNVIMDVVRRYDVDGIHIDDYFYPYPQEGVRFPDNATYAAYQSSGGTLSLADWRRKNVNDAIERIWNGIKTEKPYVKFGISPFGIYRPGKVQGIVGFDQFDGLYADVKKWLDEGWLDYLAPQLYWRIDPPQQSYPVLLNWWSENNPLRRHIYAGNYLSKLDGSGWPISEFERQVEISRQEVDKLSLGNIFFSMKVFKENWLGINERFRAAVYPTQALPPTMPWLDAVPPAVPTGVRASDNAIAWNSGNNDVRYWTVYRRNGNQWQLVKVLNSGTNSITGLQPGSYAVCSVDRMANESPGVVVSL
- a CDS encoding tetratricopeptide repeat protein; its protein translation is MTKAPDCEIWFEQGMVCQEQENYAQALDCFQKAIGCNPNFIPAWVYKGIILEQLEDYEAAIRCYEEAIKINPDVADLWYNKGACFCHSYRYEEGLACFNRVLELEPNHALCKTTRALTLAAIPNPIKLPKMRTIEAEKPPLEAEATVQICLTREREMGGEVGEMELD
- a CDS encoding HEAT repeat domain-containing protein; amino-acid sequence: MKNKSIDELIDILETFSDEFIRRLAAERLGQIGKGNETAISALVHLLKTTNDELTRIQAAYSLGQIDPGNKTAISALVNLLETTNYEFPRRQAAESLVQIGKGNETAISALVNLLKTTNYESTRIQATYSLVQIGKGNETAISALVNLLETTIHENTRRHAAESLVQIGQGNKTAISALVNLLETTIPENTRRYAAYSLGKIGQGNETAISALANLLETTIYDFTRIQAAESLAQIDPGNKRVISVLVNLLETTKYEFPRRQAAESLVQIGKGNETAISALVNLLETTHNEDIRRQAAESLVQIGKGNETAISTFVKDKETVISALVNLLETSTDETTRRQAVESLVQIGKGNETAISAFVNLLETTTEENTRRQAAESLVQIGKGNETAISALVKLLETTTDEDTHRRAAESLGQIGKGNETAISALVNLLETTTEENTRRHAAESLVQIGKGNETAISALVNLLEATIHENTRRHAAESLVQIGKGNETAISALVNLLETSTDENTRRHAAESLGQIDPGNKTAISALVNLLETTTDERTSILAAHSLGQIDPCNETVISALANLLKTTNDEFTRIQAAYSLGQIDPGNKTAISALVNLLETTNYYDDFPRRQAAESLVQIGKGNETAISALVNLLETTIHENTRRHAAYSLVQIGKGNETAISALVNLLVTTTDKNIGRHATYSLGEIVGISSHLLFRPDQIASSVIDKRQWLHFIWPICAIIFGFLGSLMGTYYIFPIWQNYFVLLLINTSGWLLVYIHFLCLVFLISKSWSIRKTYVYLEKTFFPWLNQQKIKRKIIIYYTQILTHSQDEFVQLQAIKNLKLVANGSKPAIVALIKTLRANKNEFIQWQAIKSLGNIGNNNRKALTAIIKFIETTSNEFIRWQSLEELENFKVLYFSNVIQIRQKLKSNRVPSIQSAILNLQKKLDPLERLILKPFNQRLVKGLRSEYSVKTIFGDSIFNYIDKMQQGQDIKSRRILINSCLEIHQSLVKFALQNKDFNRAFFYTEIFRNRYLVERIAQQDTPFPATISKQLAQNINIAKQRERQTLQAYTDGMNKHLSELELAALSLVWENAKEILENLYHQVAEIEPEFIAKTKVYPISFQEVQDFLPSDTAIIEFFFTENELITLLILPGHESPLIPEQLRVNLKPQNPLERLARAWEEDLKDKSKSKNDAIQTTLEELPRRIDHLGELLNFSELEKYLPRQIQQLIIVPNNSLHLFPIHAVPLNPTQRLIDRFSVRYFPNLQIWKICQNRQRSRDSFLGIENPTQDKDLIFAKAEIASICQRPNFRGKYKVLPRPNAQVKKSEILEEAKNYHCFHFSGHAEYNFKNPLDSYLMLSKDRKDHQEDLTLSNLFADLHLPDADLVTLSACCTGVVDAFQPTDECLGIATGFLLAGAKAVVSSLWKVNSIATAFLLDEFYRQLEQTPDKAVALQNAQNWLRTRTADELIQRSNEWDLSKLERENKLEREDRIALDASLRELPDTPFENPYFWSPFILTGC
- a CDS encoding tetratricopeptide repeat protein, which translates into the protein MDRSSIEPLLEDLKNPTERVRERATQELWRIWFHQKGVYGLDFLQRAQVLLDRGSLKEAEGVLTELIEDQPDFAEAWNRRAVLYYSMGDYYKAIEDCRVAIELNPVHFGALHGLGLCYATLGKYREAIQAFQQALAIQPFALINQRLILECTARLS
- a CDS encoding MATE family efflux transporter, with amino-acid sequence MKFFKPSLTNAQTLTESIAIGRAVLQLATPAIAQLLLQALVFLADRAMLGHYSSTALASMRISGPLHWCLYSTLSAFSVGTIALVGRAVGAQDKSLSNATLRASLLLALGTGLAIALGSTLGLNPLLAHLPFGTPQVQQSAQDYLQIIFLGMPLQLLSIVAAAALQASGNTKIPFLVGLVANGVNIFLNYCLIFGNWGAPQLGIAGAAIASVTAMAINTLILGIILYRGTQRLTLRDRGGELKALRRLFRVSVPTFNERLFRSLGYLGFSAAIATLGTEAMAAYEITLGIEEICYYIAEGFGIATAAIVAQQLGANRGDQATTSSIIATGLAVCCLSLGSLLFLGIPEVLLGIFSKDREIIAAAVPCLYIAAVAQPFMAMSMAIEQALRGAGNTKTAFYVSAIGWLGVRLVATYLFAFVLNWGLVGVWIGSTCDWMIRALILATVFWRGNWREVTV